One Paucibacter aquatile genomic window, GCCGAGACACGCCGCCTGCTGGGCGTGTTGAACCAGCGACTGAGCGGCCGCCGCTGGCTGATGGGCGACGCGTACACGATCGCAGACATCGCCGTCTTCCCCTGGATCAACAACCTCCTGAACTTCTACGGCGCCGGCGAGTTGGTCGGCATCGCCGAGTTCCCCGAAGTGGCGCGGGTGCTGCAGGCCTTTCTCGACCGCCCGGCGGTGCAGCGCGGATTGCAACAACCGGGCCTCGCCTGAGCGCCACCCCCTCCAAAGAGGGCCCTCTTTCGGGTTAGAGCGATTTCCTGTCTGGGCGCGCACAGTGCGCAGCAGCTCGCGGGCTTTTCCGCCGCCACAGCAGGAGATCCACATGCATTTCGAAGAAGTTGACGCCGGGGACTACCGTATCTACGCCGGCGCCATGAATCGCTTGCACAGCTATGGCTATGTGGCCGCCGTCGTGGTGATGCGGGTGCGAGGCGAACTGCCGCGCCAGGAAGCCTACCGGGATGAAGCCCTGGCCGGCGGTTTTGGCTGGTCCTCGCCGGCCGAGGCCCTGCGCTTTGCCATCAATGCCGGGCGCGATTTCGTCATGTGCCGCATCGGCGCCCCGGCCTGAGGCAGCCCTACCGTATGGGGCTTTGTGGCTGAAAAACGCCGCTGCGGGCCTGTTGGGGCAGCCGCCCGAGGTCGATAAACCGCTGTTCGTCGCGCGGCTTGCTTCAAAGCCTTGGAGTCGGGCTTGCCTGCGGCTACGCTGCCGGCATGTCGAAAGTTCCCCCATTGCTGGACGGTCCTGCCGCCAGCACCGGCCGCATGCCGTTTGCGCGGCAAGAGGCTGCAACCGTGTTGAGCCAGGCGGAAGCCTGGAGGGCCTTTCTGGTCTACCTGAATCCCAGCCGGGTGCTGTCCACCCTGGGCCTGGCGGCTTTCGCCGCCGTTCTGCTCTCGCCCATCTTCGCTGTCAGCTTTCCGGTTCTGCTGGGGCGCACCTTGTTTGTCGGCCTGCTGGGCCTGCTGGGCTTTGCCGTGGCCGGCCACTGGCCCCGGCGCTTGCCGCGTTGGCTGGCGCGCTGGTTGCTGCAGGTGCTGGCCGTGGTGGTGATGGTGCCGACGGCCACCCTGGTTGTGTACCTGGTGGCGGTGGGCGGCGATCTCTACCGCCTGCTCAACAGCGAAGGGCGCATGTTCGGCTTTCTCTGGATCGCCGGCTCGGGCCTGCTGGTGGCGCCGCTGCTGGCCATGGGCGCGCTGTACCGGCAGCGCGATGCCGAGGCACGCAGCCAGGCCTTGCGCTTCGAACTGGAGCGCAGCGAGCTGGAGCGCCAAGCCCTCGATGTGCGCCTGCGCCTGCTGCAAGCCCAGGTCGAGCCCCATTTCCTCTTCAACACCCTGGCCAATGTGCGCGCCCTGGTGGAAACCGGCAGCCCGCAAGCGGCACCGGTGCTGCGCAGCCTGATTGCCTATCTGCGCGCCGCCATGCCGCGCCTGCAGAGCGAGGTGGCAACCCTGGGCGACGAGCTGACCCTTGTGCGCGCCTATCTCGAGCTGATGCACCTGCGCATGCCGGACCGGCTCAGCTTTAGCATCCACATTCCGGCCGAGCTGGAGAACCTGCGCTTTCCGCCCATGGCCTTGCTGACCCTGGTGGAGAACGCGGTGCGCCATGGCATCGATCCCAGCGAGGAGGGTGGCCACATCGAGCTCGGTGCCGAGCGCAGCACAGCCGAGGGTGGGGTTCGCCTCTGGGTCAGCGACAGCGGCATGGGCCTGAGCCAGAGCGCGGGCTCGGGCACCGGCCTGCGCAATCTGCGCGAGCGGCTCAAGGTCTTCTACCCCGGCGGGGCCAGCCTGGCCCTGAGTGAGAATCAGCCGCACGGCCTGCGCGCCGAGATCCAGTTCCAGCCATGAGTTCAGACCTGCCCCAAATCGTCGCCTCCGCCGCCGTGCCTACAGCCGCGCCCACGGCCCTGGTCGCCGATGACGAACCTCTGTTGCGCGACAGCCTGGTGCGCGCGCTCGCGCAGGCCTGGCCGGAGCTGCAGGTGCTGGGCCAGGCGCGCAATGGCCGTGAGGCGGTCGAGAAGTTTGAGCAGCTGCGCCCGGACATCGTGTTTCTCGATGTGCACATGCCGGGCCTGAACGGGGTCGAGGCGGCGCGGCAGCTGGCGCGTCGAGCGCACATCGTCTTCGTCACCGCCTACGAGCAGTACGCCGTCCAGGCCTTTGAGCAGGGCGCCTTGGATTACCTGGTCAAGCCCGTCGATGAGGCCCGATTGGCAGACACGGTTGCGAGGCTGAAGCAGCGCCTGGTGGAGCAGCGCTCCGTGCAGGGGCACGCACCGGCGCTTGATCCTGCAGAGCATGCGGCGAGGGATGCCTCGCCTGTGCTGCCGCCAGCCGCGCTGGAGGCCGTGATTCAGCAGCTGTTGACGCGCCTGCAGCAAGCGCCCCGCGCCGAGCCCACGGTGGTGACCGCCGCGCCGGGCGCTTCGACTTTGCCGGCGGGATCAGCCGCCAGCGCCGCTCAGCCGGCCTATCTGCAGTGGATCCGTGCCTCGGTGGGCGCCAGCTTGAAGCTGATTCCGGTGGACGAGATCATCTATCTGCGTTCGGACGAGAAGTACACCCTGGTCGTCTGGCCCGAGGGCGAGGCCTTGATCCGCACGCCCATCCGCGAGCTGATGGAGCAGATCGACCCGCAGCGCTTTGCCCAGGTTCACCGCTCGGTGGTGGTCAATCTGCATGCCATCAGCCATGTCACCCGGGGTCCGAACGAGACCGCCGATGTGCACCTGAAGGAGCGGCCCGAGGTGCTGCCGGTCAGCCGCAGCTACCTGCACCTGTTCCGGCAGATGTAGGCCAAGCCCCGGGGCGGGCTCAGCGGCTCATCGGCTCAGCGGCTTGGCGCCGGCCCGCTGACCACCACCGGGTCCAGGCGCCACAGCACCGGCGTCTTGCCCTCGGGCGTGAAGAACCAGCTGTCGACCAGGCCAACGACGATCAGCAGCAGCAAGGCCGCGAGCAGGGCGCCATGCAAGCCACTTTCCGAAAACACATGGATGCTTTTGCGGGCCATGATGGACTCCTTCCTGGCTCATGAAAACAGCGGGGCGGTCCGAACAACTCTAGGCCGCCGTTCGTGTGAGTTCCAGTGCCGCGAGCCAGTGACAAGCATGAAAAAAGGCGGCCGAAGCCGCCTTGTTCTGGGTGGTCCTGAGACTGCTCAGGCGTTCACTCAAATCATCGCTCAAATATTTGCTCAGATGGCCTCGGTACGGGCCATCAGCCAGGCCAGGCCGGCGCCGCTGAGCAGAGGGGCCAGGCGGCGGCGCACCTCGGCGTGGTACTGGTTCAGCCAGGCGATCTCGTCCGCGCGCATCAGGCTCAGGTCGATGCAGCGGGTTTCGATCGGGCACAGGGTCAGGGTCTCGAAGCGCAGCATCTCGCCGAACTGGCCGCGCTCGGGCGTGTCCAGGCCGGTGTTGAGCACCAGGTTCTCGATGCGCACGCCCCATTGGCCCGGGCGGTAGAGACCCGGTTCGATCGAGGTGATCATGCCGTGCTCCATGGCCATGGTCGCGTCGGGCACAGCCTTGGAGAT contains:
- a CDS encoding sensor histidine kinase, translating into MSKVPPLLDGPAASTGRMPFARQEAATVLSQAEAWRAFLVYLNPSRVLSTLGLAAFAAVLLSPIFAVSFPVLLGRTLFVGLLGLLGFAVAGHWPRRLPRWLARWLLQVLAVVVMVPTATLVVYLVAVGGDLYRLLNSEGRMFGFLWIAGSGLLVAPLLAMGALYRQRDAEARSQALRFELERSELERQALDVRLRLLQAQVEPHFLFNTLANVRALVETGSPQAAPVLRSLIAYLRAAMPRLQSEVATLGDELTLVRAYLELMHLRMPDRLSFSIHIPAELENLRFPPMALLTLVENAVRHGIDPSEEGGHIELGAERSTAEGGVRLWVSDSGMGLSQSAGSGTGLRNLRERLKVFYPGGASLALSENQPHGLRAEIQFQP
- a CDS encoding LytR/AlgR family response regulator transcription factor, which translates into the protein MSSDLPQIVASAAVPTAAPTALVADDEPLLRDSLVRALAQAWPELQVLGQARNGREAVEKFEQLRPDIVFLDVHMPGLNGVEAARQLARRAHIVFVTAYEQYAVQAFEQGALDYLVKPVDEARLADTVARLKQRLVEQRSVQGHAPALDPAEHAARDASPVLPPAALEAVIQQLLTRLQQAPRAEPTVVTAAPGASTLPAGSAASAAQPAYLQWIRASVGASLKLIPVDEIIYLRSDEKYTLVVWPEGEALIRTPIRELMEQIDPQRFAQVHRSVVVNLHAISHVTRGPNETADVHLKERPEVLPVSRSYLHLFRQM